A portion of the Victivallis lenta genome contains these proteins:
- a CDS encoding DUF2190 family protein: MQARYIQRGESIDFVPERDIAAGEIVIRNGLIGVARIPVKKGTLGSLALSGVFDVTKPVRCAFSVGAAVYWDTVRQSAVTSGELLLGLAAESSKLNDSHVRVILNSGGITISNNEATLNWQTIN, from the coding sequence ATGCAGGCGCGCTATATCCAGCGCGGCGAGTCGATTGATTTTGTCCCGGAAAGGGATATTGCAGCCGGTGAGATCGTAATCCGGAACGGCCTCATCGGCGTGGCAAGAATTCCTGTTAAAAAAGGAACACTCGGCAGTCTTGCTCTTTCCGGAGTGTTCGACGTGACGAAACCGGTGCGCTGTGCTTTCAGCGTGGGCGCGGCGGTTTACTGGGACACTGTCCGTCAAAGTGCCGTCACCTCCGGAGAGCTGCTGCTCGGACTCGCCGCCGAGAGCTCGAAACTCAACGATTCCCATGTCCGCGTGATTCTGAATTCCGGAGGAATCACGATCAGCAACAATGAAGCAACCCTCAACTGGCAAACCATAAACTGA